The Rana temporaria chromosome 13, aRanTem1.1, whole genome shotgun sequence genome has a window encoding:
- the ARHGAP30 gene encoding rho GTPase-activating protein 30 isoform X1, whose product MSRAMKAKQKVKKKIVKDKVFGCDLMEHLQLSGHEVPQVLKSCTEFVEEHGIVDGIYRLCGISSNVQKLRQEFDLERLPDLNKSPYLQDVHCVSSLCKAYFRELPNPLLTYQLYDKFADAVAIQLEEQRLIKIRDVLKELPLPHYRTLEYLMKHLIHVASFSAQTNMHTRNLAIVWAPNLLRSKDIESSGFNGTAAFMEVRVQSIVVEFILTHVEQLFGIVSGDGNLNSPSATTNWSACVPEDYYRSLSYNLPSMLNHGDGPPQIRPYHTIIEFSDHKRKGSLKAKKWKSIFNLGRSNNDSKRKTTKQDEKDEDKMNLRPAKSMDSLSSVPYTADANDLEQRGLTRRSAKHQVPFRRESLWAESKKDEAGYEFSGAVEQAQPGESHDGDYEEEGQAKSEPTTPKSGRASMVTTPQGRSPKNNRNRAEKCVGVHISGPFSVTLPFHITSNLSRLTRGMECPSLSYSSFHRSSERLFSLDGNLFMGSSDTDKVRLTMMSHIDKENSEPKESTIEEESEQKTETHRMSLEVQDTFSFLDSQDTNLDETKSVCKAAEEKPIERTEEYSAEEKPIERTEEYSAEEKPIERTEEYSAEENPTERIAEYSAEENPTERIAEYSAEENPTERIAEYSADSEMLQYDLQHNIQMEEFSVEPPQDDPCTEDELDQMYFTPAGCLDSEDPLRAWHDSLEDVYLSAYDDLSPLSEKSNDLYGLEEGNTEHGEKEQSKRPKEKERMEEKTSDGPPDTTTDGQEKALCEDNPGKETAESSNAGDVTPGPNLEDKDSVEEKGQEEISVLLKLQDGAIGRKDDMLELEAMLLHLCSPDLLLPEHYSKDIPLVVEFNNKDLDCPEQQELDLYSQEVLLMNQPTVINLDLADVRDLQYHDSDVPLVLDLQYNDGDVPLVQDPQCHGSDVPLVPDPQCHGSDVPLVQDPQCHGSDVPLVQDPQCHGSDAPLVPDPQCHGSDAPLVPDPQCHGSDAPLVPDPQCHGSDVPLVPDPQCHGSDVPLVPDLQCHGSDVPLVPDPQCHGSDVPLVPDPQCHDNDVPLVQDPQCHGSDVPLVPDPQCHGSDAPLVQDPQCHGSDVPLVPDPQCHGSDVPLVQDPQCHGSDVPLVQDPQCHGSDAPLVPDPQCHGSDAPLVPDPQCHGSDVPLVQDPQCHGSDVPLVPDPQCHGSDVPLVPDPQCHGSDVPLVPDPQCHGSDVPLVHEFTLKNLDSPKHHDKDDILLEKNMDPDSEKVRLGLECAEDLNIVEDNLSPKTTENIEEPPCRPSDTPIYNNPQPTAEIVFPETAEDLHQENEASSWEEDGSTIGNQLQDSESSLCDLGSPHEMIQKDGLSDTVTMTLQVYDPVSGTPHHRSHQPQLLNSQISSFKEQQPSNSTKSPARSKSSGSSSMNPDGSVTMKLSVSPNKVQHVKSVPVVPPKPQFAKLPPALKSKFHASSLLSTTRDTPKSSKPDKAVGSEPAESGIDCTPKRRSSWRNATSVSFDTAMALAKDRQQSQNPVRRMQTYCIGDSFDVMDSKMENSPNFPKFTIKAASSRTHRPLSCMSSAEAEFRGNNFLQEDLSIHGAQSQSQQEVYTKEFPQRNRLSIPRIGQQSTDDVHNIHAACHQRRSLL is encoded by the exons ATGTCCCGAGCCATGAAGGCCAAGCAGAAGGTGAAGAAGAAGATCGTGAAGGACAAAGTCTTTGGGTGCGATTTGATGGAGCATCTCCAACTCTCAGGCCACGAAG TTCCTCAGGTTCTGAAAAGCTGCACGGAATTCGTAGAAGAACACGGCATTGTGGACGGCATTTATCGGTTGTGTGGCATTTCCTCCAATGTTCAGAAATTACG ACAAGAGTTTGATTTGGAGCGACTTCCAGATCTAAATAAGAGTCCTTACCTACAGGATGTGCACTGCGTCAGCTCCCTGTGCAAGGCCTACTTCCGAGAACTGCCCAACCCGCTGCTCACCTACCAACTCTATGACAAGTTTGCT GATGCGGTGGCCATACAACTGGAAGAACAACGTTTAATAAAGATCAGAGACGTGTTGAAGGAGCTTCCTCTTCCCCATTACAG GACTCTGGAGTATCTCATGAAACATCTGATCCATGTGGCTTCATTCAGCGCACAAACCAACATGCATACCAGGAACCTGGCCATCGTGTGGGCACCAAATCTTCTGAG GTCCAAGGACATCGAGTCATCTGGGTTTAATGGCACGGCAGCCTTCATGGAGGTCCGAGTCCAGTCTATTGTGGTGGAATTTATTCTGACCCACGTGGAGCAGTTATTTGGAATTGTCTCCGGTGATG GAAACCTGAACAGCCCCTCAGCCACGACAAACTGGTCAGCGTGTGTTCCTGAGGACTATTATCGCTCTTTATCATACAACCTACCAAGCATGTTGAACCACGGTGATGGGCCTCCACAGATACGACCATACCACACAATCATAGAGTTCTCAGATCATAA GAGAAAAGGCTCTTTAAAAGCCAAGAAATGGAAATCCATCTTCAACCTCGGCCGATCGAATAACGACTCCAAGCGCAAGACAACGAAGCAGGATGAGAAAG ATGAAGACAAAATGAACCTGCGGCCAGCAAAAAGCATGGATTCCCTCAGCTCTGTCCCATACACAGCGGATG CTAATGATTTGGAGCAGCGAGGCCTGACAAGAAGATCGGCCAAACATCAAGTTCCTTTTCGAAGAGAAAGTCTCTGGGCCGAGTCCAAAAAGGACGAAGCTGGTTATGAATTTTCCGGTGCAGTCGAGCAGGCTCAGCCGGGGGAATCCCACGATGGAGACTACGAGGAAGAAGGCCAGGCCAAATCAGAACCAACAACACCAAAATCAGGAAGGGCTTCCATGGTGACAACTCCACAAGGCCGATCACCCAAGAACAATCGTAACCGAGCAGAGAAATGTGTTGGAGTCCACATCTCCGGACCCTTCTCCGTAACACTGCCCTTCCACATCACATCCAACCTTTCTCGGCTGACCAGAGGGATGGAGTGCCCAAGTCTCAGCTATTCCTCCTTCCACAGGAGCTCCGAGAGGCTCTTCTCCCTAGATGGAAACCTCTTCATGGGCAGCAGTGACACCGACAAAGTCAGACTCACTATGATGTCTCACATTGACAAGGAGAACAGCGAGCCTAAAG AATCCACAATTGAAGAAGAGAGTGAGCAGAAAACTGAGACACATCGAATGTCACTGGAGGTCCAAGACACCTTCTCTTTCCTGGACAGCCAAGACACAAATCTCGATGAGACAAAATCTGTCTGTAAAGCTGCGGAGGAGAAACCTATAGAGAGAACAGAGGAATACTCTGCGGAGGAGAAACCTATAGAGAGAACAGAGGAATACTCTGCGGAGGAGAAACCTATAGAGAGAACAGAGGAATACTCTGCGGAGGAGAACCCCACAGAGCGAATAGCAGAATACTCTGCGGAGGAGAACCCCACAGAGCGAATAGCAGAATACTCTGCGGAGGAGAACCCCACAGAGCGAATAGCAGAATACTCTGCGGACAGCGAAATGCTACAATATGATCTTCAACACAACATTCAG ATGGAGGAGTTTTCTGTGGAGCCGCCCCAGGATGATCCCTGTACAGAAGATGAGTTGGATCAGATGTACTTCACTCCGGCAGGCTGCTTGGACAGTGAGGACCCATTGAGGGCCTGGCATGACAGCTTGGAAGATGTTTATCTAAGTGCTTATGATGACCTGAGCCCCTTATCTGAGAAATCGAATGATCTTTATGGGCTGGAGGAAGGGAATACTGAGCATGGAGAGAAAGaacaaagcaagaggcccaaggAGAAGGAAAGGATGGAGGAGAAGACGTCTGATGGACCTCCTGACACAACCACAGATGGACAGGAAAAAGCTCTGTG TGAAGACAATCCAGGCAAGGAGACAGCGGAGAGCTCCAATGCTGGAGATGTAACTCCAGGCCCCAATCTGGAGGACAAAGACAGTGTGGAGGAGAAGGGCCAGGAGGAAATCTCTGTCCTTCTCAAACTACAAGATGGCGCCATTGGCAGAAAGGATGATATGCTGGAGTTAGAAGCAATGTTATTACATTTATGTTCTCCAGATTTACTTCTCCCTGAACATTACAGCAAGGACATTCCACTGGTGGTTGAGTTTAATAATAAAGACTTGGATTGCCCAGAACAGCAGGAGCTTGATCTATACAGTCAGGAAGTGCTACTGATGAATCAACCAACCGTAATTAACCTGGATCTGGCAGATGTACGGGATCTTCAATATCATGACAGTGATGTCCCTCTAGTACTGGATCTTCAATATAATGACGGTGATGTCCCTCTGGTACAGGATCCTCAATGTCATGGTAGTGATGTCCCTCTGGTACCGGATCCTCAATGTCATGGTAGTGATGTCCCTCTGGTACAGGATCCTCAATGTCATGGTAGTGATGTCCCTCTGGTACAGGATCCTCAATGTCATGGTAGTGATGCCCCTCTGGTACCGGATCCTCAATGTCATGGTAGTGATGCCCCTCTGGTACCAGATCCTCAATGTCATGGTAGTGATGCCCCTCTGGTACCGGATCCTCAATGTCATGGTAGTGATGTCCCTCTGGTACCGGATCCTCAATGTCATGGTAGTGATGTCCCTTTGGTACCAGATCTTCAATGTCATGGTAGTGATGTCCCTCTGGTACCGGATCCTCAATGTCATGGTAGTGATGTCCCTCTGGTACCAGATCCTCAATGTCATGACAATGATGTCCCTCTGGTACAGGATCCTCAATGTCATGGTAGTGATGTCCCTCTGGTACCGGATCCTCAATGTCATGGTAGTGATGCCCCTCTGGTACAGGATCCTCAATGTCATGGTAGTGATGTCCCTCTGGTACCGGATCCTCAATGTCATGGTAGTGATGTCCCTCTGGTACAGGATCCTCAATGTCATGGTAGTGATGTCCCTCTGGTACAGGATCCTCAATGTCATGGTAGTGATGCCCCTCTGGTACCGGATCCTCAATGTCATGGTAGTGATGCCCCTCTGGTACCAGATCCTCAATGTCATGGTAGTGATGTCCCTCTGGTACAGGATCCTCAATGTCATGGTAGTGATGTCCCTCTGGTACCGGATCCTCAATGTCATGGTAGTGATGTCCCTTTGGTACCAGATCCTCAATGTCATGGTAGTGATGTCCCTCTGGTACCGGATCCTCAATGTCATGGTAGTGATGTCCCTCTGGTACATGAGTTTACATTGAAGAACTTGGACTCTCCTAAACATCATGACAAAGATGAcattttgctggaaaaaaacatggATCCCGACTCTGAGAAAGTCCGGCTTGGCTTGGAATGTGCCGAAGATTTGAATATTGTAGAGGATAATTTGTCTCCAAAGACTACTGAGAATATAGAAGAACCTCCATGCCGCCCATCAGACACCCCCATATACAATAATCCTCAGCCAACAGCGGAAATAGTATTTCCTGAAACAGCCGAGGATCTACATCAGGAAAATGAAGCAAGTTCTTGGGAAGAAGATGGATCCACTATTGGGAACCAATTGCAGGACAGTGAAAGCTCACTATGTGACCTTGGCTCACCCCATGAGATGATACAAAAAGACGGTTTGTCGGATACAGTAACTATGACCCTCCAGGTATATGATCCGGTTTCAGGTACTCCTCACCATAGATCACATCAACCCCAACTACTAAACAGCCAAATCTCTTCTTTCAAAGAGCAGCAACCATCAAACTCCACCAAGTCTCCAGCCAGATCGAAAAGCTCAGGATCCTCAAGTATGAACCCAGATGGAAGTGTCACCATGAAACTGTCTGTCAGCCCAAATAAGGTTCAGCATGTCAAATCTGTCCCAGTGGTGCCACCAAAACCCCAGTTTGCCAAGCTGCCCCCAGCTCTTAAGAGTAAATTTCATGCTAGTTCCTTATTATCCACAACCAGAGATACACCCAAGTCCTCAAAACCAGACAAAGCTGTTGGCTCAGAGCCTGCAGAATCAGGAATTGACTGCACCCCAAAAAGGAGAAGCAGCTGGAGGAACGCCACCAGTGTGTCTTTCGATACGGCAATGGCTCTAGCCAAAGATCGTCAGCAGTCCCAAAACCCAGTTAGGCGCATGCAAACATATTGCATTGGAGATTCTTTTGATGTCATGGACTCTAAGATGGAAAACTCACCCAACTTTCCCAAATTTACTATAAAGGCCGCCAGCAGCAGAACACACCGGCCACTTAGCTGTATGTCTTCTGCCGAAGCCGAATTTAGAGGAAATAACTTTCTACAGGAAGATCTGTCCATACACGGAGCCCAATCTCAGTCCCAGCAGGAAGTCTACACCAAGGAATTTCCCCAGAGGAACCGCCTTAGCATACCAAGGATAGGCCAACAGTCCACCGACGATGTCCACAACATACACGCAGCTTGTCACCAACGCCGCTCCCTGCTCTGA
- the ARHGAP30 gene encoding rho GTPase-activating protein 30 isoform X2: protein MSRAMKAKQKVKKKIVKDKVFGCDLMEHLQLSGHEVPQVLKSCTEFVEEHGIVDGIYRLCGISSNVQKLRQEFDLERLPDLNKSPYLQDVHCVSSLCKAYFRELPNPLLTYQLYDKFADAVAIQLEEQRLIKIRDVLKELPLPHYRTLEYLMKHLIHVASFSAQTNMHTRNLAIVWAPNLLRSKDIESSGFNGTAAFMEVRVQSIVVEFILTHVEQLFGIVSGDGNLNSPSATTNWSACVPEDYYRSLSYNLPSMLNHGDGPPQIRPYHTIIEFSDHKRKGSLKAKKWKSIFNLGRSNNDSKRKTTKQDEKDEDKMNLRPAKSMDSLSSVPYTADANDLEQRGLTRRSAKHQVPFRRESLWAESKKDEAGYEFSGAVEQAQPGESHDGDYEEEGQAKSEPTTPKSGRASMVTTPQGRSPKNNRNRAEKCVGVHISGPFSVTLPFHITSNLSRLTRGMECPSLSYSSFHRSSERLFSLDGNLFMGSSDTDKVRLTMMSHIDKENSEPKESTIEEESEQKTETHRMSLEVQDTFSFLDSQDTNLDETKSVCKAAEEKPIERTEEYSAEEKPIERTEEYSAEENPTERIAEYSAEENPTERIAEYSAEENPTERIAEYSADSEMLQYDLQHNIQMEEFSVEPPQDDPCTEDELDQMYFTPAGCLDSEDPLRAWHDSLEDVYLSAYDDLSPLSEKSNDLYGLEEGNTEHGEKEQSKRPKEKERMEEKTSDGPPDTTTDGQEKALCEDNPGKETAESSNAGDVTPGPNLEDKDSVEEKGQEEISVLLKLQDGAIGRKDDMLELEAMLLHLCSPDLLLPEHYSKDIPLVVEFNNKDLDCPEQQELDLYSQEVLLMNQPTVINLDLADVRDLQYHDSDVPLVLDLQYNDGDVPLVQDPQCHGSDVPLVPDPQCHGSDVPLVQDPQCHGSDVPLVQDPQCHGSDAPLVPDPQCHGSDAPLVPDPQCHGSDAPLVPDPQCHGSDVPLVPDPQCHGSDVPLVPDLQCHGSDVPLVPDPQCHGSDVPLVPDPQCHDNDVPLVQDPQCHGSDVPLVPDPQCHGSDAPLVQDPQCHGSDVPLVPDPQCHGSDVPLVQDPQCHGSDVPLVQDPQCHGSDAPLVPDPQCHGSDAPLVPDPQCHGSDVPLVQDPQCHGSDVPLVPDPQCHGSDVPLVPDPQCHGSDVPLVPDPQCHGSDVPLVHEFTLKNLDSPKHHDKDDILLEKNMDPDSEKVRLGLECAEDLNIVEDNLSPKTTENIEEPPCRPSDTPIYNNPQPTAEIVFPETAEDLHQENEASSWEEDGSTIGNQLQDSESSLCDLGSPHEMIQKDGLSDTVTMTLQVYDPVSGTPHHRSHQPQLLNSQISSFKEQQPSNSTKSPARSKSSGSSSMNPDGSVTMKLSVSPNKVQHVKSVPVVPPKPQFAKLPPALKSKFHASSLLSTTRDTPKSSKPDKAVGSEPAESGIDCTPKRRSSWRNATSVSFDTAMALAKDRQQSQNPVRRMQTYCIGDSFDVMDSKMENSPNFPKFTIKAASSRTHRPLSCMSSAEAEFRGNNFLQEDLSIHGAQSQSQQEVYTKEFPQRNRLSIPRIGQQSTDDVHNIHAACHQRRSLL, encoded by the exons ATGTCCCGAGCCATGAAGGCCAAGCAGAAGGTGAAGAAGAAGATCGTGAAGGACAAAGTCTTTGGGTGCGATTTGATGGAGCATCTCCAACTCTCAGGCCACGAAG TTCCTCAGGTTCTGAAAAGCTGCACGGAATTCGTAGAAGAACACGGCATTGTGGACGGCATTTATCGGTTGTGTGGCATTTCCTCCAATGTTCAGAAATTACG ACAAGAGTTTGATTTGGAGCGACTTCCAGATCTAAATAAGAGTCCTTACCTACAGGATGTGCACTGCGTCAGCTCCCTGTGCAAGGCCTACTTCCGAGAACTGCCCAACCCGCTGCTCACCTACCAACTCTATGACAAGTTTGCT GATGCGGTGGCCATACAACTGGAAGAACAACGTTTAATAAAGATCAGAGACGTGTTGAAGGAGCTTCCTCTTCCCCATTACAG GACTCTGGAGTATCTCATGAAACATCTGATCCATGTGGCTTCATTCAGCGCACAAACCAACATGCATACCAGGAACCTGGCCATCGTGTGGGCACCAAATCTTCTGAG GTCCAAGGACATCGAGTCATCTGGGTTTAATGGCACGGCAGCCTTCATGGAGGTCCGAGTCCAGTCTATTGTGGTGGAATTTATTCTGACCCACGTGGAGCAGTTATTTGGAATTGTCTCCGGTGATG GAAACCTGAACAGCCCCTCAGCCACGACAAACTGGTCAGCGTGTGTTCCTGAGGACTATTATCGCTCTTTATCATACAACCTACCAAGCATGTTGAACCACGGTGATGGGCCTCCACAGATACGACCATACCACACAATCATAGAGTTCTCAGATCATAA GAGAAAAGGCTCTTTAAAAGCCAAGAAATGGAAATCCATCTTCAACCTCGGCCGATCGAATAACGACTCCAAGCGCAAGACAACGAAGCAGGATGAGAAAG ATGAAGACAAAATGAACCTGCGGCCAGCAAAAAGCATGGATTCCCTCAGCTCTGTCCCATACACAGCGGATG CTAATGATTTGGAGCAGCGAGGCCTGACAAGAAGATCGGCCAAACATCAAGTTCCTTTTCGAAGAGAAAGTCTCTGGGCCGAGTCCAAAAAGGACGAAGCTGGTTATGAATTTTCCGGTGCAGTCGAGCAGGCTCAGCCGGGGGAATCCCACGATGGAGACTACGAGGAAGAAGGCCAGGCCAAATCAGAACCAACAACACCAAAATCAGGAAGGGCTTCCATGGTGACAACTCCACAAGGCCGATCACCCAAGAACAATCGTAACCGAGCAGAGAAATGTGTTGGAGTCCACATCTCCGGACCCTTCTCCGTAACACTGCCCTTCCACATCACATCCAACCTTTCTCGGCTGACCAGAGGGATGGAGTGCCCAAGTCTCAGCTATTCCTCCTTCCACAGGAGCTCCGAGAGGCTCTTCTCCCTAGATGGAAACCTCTTCATGGGCAGCAGTGACACCGACAAAGTCAGACTCACTATGATGTCTCACATTGACAAGGAGAACAGCGAGCCTAAAG AATCCACAATTGAAGAAGAGAGTGAGCAGAAAACTGAGACACATCGAATGTCACTGGAGGTCCAAGACACCTTCTCTTTCCTGGACAGCCAAGACACAAATCTCGATGAGACAAAATCTGTCTGTAAAGCTGCGGAG GAGAAACCTATAGAGAGAACAGAGGAATACTCTGCGGAGGAGAAACCTATAGAGAGAACAGAGGAATACTCTGCGGAGGAGAACCCCACAGAGCGAATAGCAGAATACTCTGCGGAGGAGAACCCCACAGAGCGAATAGCAGAATACTCTGCGGAGGAGAACCCCACAGAGCGAATAGCAGAATACTCTGCGGACAGCGAAATGCTACAATATGATCTTCAACACAACATTCAG ATGGAGGAGTTTTCTGTGGAGCCGCCCCAGGATGATCCCTGTACAGAAGATGAGTTGGATCAGATGTACTTCACTCCGGCAGGCTGCTTGGACAGTGAGGACCCATTGAGGGCCTGGCATGACAGCTTGGAAGATGTTTATCTAAGTGCTTATGATGACCTGAGCCCCTTATCTGAGAAATCGAATGATCTTTATGGGCTGGAGGAAGGGAATACTGAGCATGGAGAGAAAGaacaaagcaagaggcccaaggAGAAGGAAAGGATGGAGGAGAAGACGTCTGATGGACCTCCTGACACAACCACAGATGGACAGGAAAAAGCTCTGTG TGAAGACAATCCAGGCAAGGAGACAGCGGAGAGCTCCAATGCTGGAGATGTAACTCCAGGCCCCAATCTGGAGGACAAAGACAGTGTGGAGGAGAAGGGCCAGGAGGAAATCTCTGTCCTTCTCAAACTACAAGATGGCGCCATTGGCAGAAAGGATGATATGCTGGAGTTAGAAGCAATGTTATTACATTTATGTTCTCCAGATTTACTTCTCCCTGAACATTACAGCAAGGACATTCCACTGGTGGTTGAGTTTAATAATAAAGACTTGGATTGCCCAGAACAGCAGGAGCTTGATCTATACAGTCAGGAAGTGCTACTGATGAATCAACCAACCGTAATTAACCTGGATCTGGCAGATGTACGGGATCTTCAATATCATGACAGTGATGTCCCTCTAGTACTGGATCTTCAATATAATGACGGTGATGTCCCTCTGGTACAGGATCCTCAATGTCATGGTAGTGATGTCCCTCTGGTACCGGATCCTCAATGTCATGGTAGTGATGTCCCTCTGGTACAGGATCCTCAATGTCATGGTAGTGATGTCCCTCTGGTACAGGATCCTCAATGTCATGGTAGTGATGCCCCTCTGGTACCGGATCCTCAATGTCATGGTAGTGATGCCCCTCTGGTACCAGATCCTCAATGTCATGGTAGTGATGCCCCTCTGGTACCGGATCCTCAATGTCATGGTAGTGATGTCCCTCTGGTACCGGATCCTCAATGTCATGGTAGTGATGTCCCTTTGGTACCAGATCTTCAATGTCATGGTAGTGATGTCCCTCTGGTACCGGATCCTCAATGTCATGGTAGTGATGTCCCTCTGGTACCAGATCCTCAATGTCATGACAATGATGTCCCTCTGGTACAGGATCCTCAATGTCATGGTAGTGATGTCCCTCTGGTACCGGATCCTCAATGTCATGGTAGTGATGCCCCTCTGGTACAGGATCCTCAATGTCATGGTAGTGATGTCCCTCTGGTACCGGATCCTCAATGTCATGGTAGTGATGTCCCTCTGGTACAGGATCCTCAATGTCATGGTAGTGATGTCCCTCTGGTACAGGATCCTCAATGTCATGGTAGTGATGCCCCTCTGGTACCGGATCCTCAATGTCATGGTAGTGATGCCCCTCTGGTACCAGATCCTCAATGTCATGGTAGTGATGTCCCTCTGGTACAGGATCCTCAATGTCATGGTAGTGATGTCCCTCTGGTACCGGATCCTCAATGTCATGGTAGTGATGTCCCTTTGGTACCAGATCCTCAATGTCATGGTAGTGATGTCCCTCTGGTACCGGATCCTCAATGTCATGGTAGTGATGTCCCTCTGGTACATGAGTTTACATTGAAGAACTTGGACTCTCCTAAACATCATGACAAAGATGAcattttgctggaaaaaaacatggATCCCGACTCTGAGAAAGTCCGGCTTGGCTTGGAATGTGCCGAAGATTTGAATATTGTAGAGGATAATTTGTCTCCAAAGACTACTGAGAATATAGAAGAACCTCCATGCCGCCCATCAGACACCCCCATATACAATAATCCTCAGCCAACAGCGGAAATAGTATTTCCTGAAACAGCCGAGGATCTACATCAGGAAAATGAAGCAAGTTCTTGGGAAGAAGATGGATCCACTATTGGGAACCAATTGCAGGACAGTGAAAGCTCACTATGTGACCTTGGCTCACCCCATGAGATGATACAAAAAGACGGTTTGTCGGATACAGTAACTATGACCCTCCAGGTATATGATCCGGTTTCAGGTACTCCTCACCATAGATCACATCAACCCCAACTACTAAACAGCCAAATCTCTTCTTTCAAAGAGCAGCAACCATCAAACTCCACCAAGTCTCCAGCCAGATCGAAAAGCTCAGGATCCTCAAGTATGAACCCAGATGGAAGTGTCACCATGAAACTGTCTGTCAGCCCAAATAAGGTTCAGCATGTCAAATCTGTCCCAGTGGTGCCACCAAAACCCCAGTTTGCCAAGCTGCCCCCAGCTCTTAAGAGTAAATTTCATGCTAGTTCCTTATTATCCACAACCAGAGATACACCCAAGTCCTCAAAACCAGACAAAGCTGTTGGCTCAGAGCCTGCAGAATCAGGAATTGACTGCACCCCAAAAAGGAGAAGCAGCTGGAGGAACGCCACCAGTGTGTCTTTCGATACGGCAATGGCTCTAGCCAAAGATCGTCAGCAGTCCCAAAACCCAGTTAGGCGCATGCAAACATATTGCATTGGAGATTCTTTTGATGTCATGGACTCTAAGATGGAAAACTCACCCAACTTTCCCAAATTTACTATAAAGGCCGCCAGCAGCAGAACACACCGGCCACTTAGCTGTATGTCTTCTGCCGAAGCCGAATTTAGAGGAAATAACTTTCTACAGGAAGATCTGTCCATACACGGAGCCCAATCTCAGTCCCAGCAGGAAGTCTACACCAAGGAATTTCCCCAGAGGAACCGCCTTAGCATACCAAGGATAGGCCAACAGTCCACCGACGATGTCCACAACATACACGCAGCTTGTCACCAACGCCGCTCCCTGCTCTGA